In the genome of Oxalobacter aliiformigenes, one region contains:
- the glnL gene encoding nitrogen regulation protein NR(II), producing the protein MERLAGLDLLASAVMILDGQGRIMYVNPAAEDLLEYSSKVLIPQKFGQLFLNAGVLEEICRQVGMHEPVEKRQELVLDRIGRQSLHVYCTVKAIDFPGASVLIELRENVQQLRQDRENRLVDQNQANKELVRNLAHEIKNPLGGIKGAAQLLEMELPDRNMKDLREYTQVIIRESERLQKLVDRLLVPHRRPHIVHDINIHEVCERVRSVVLAEYPEGLVVKRDYDLSLPEITGDKEQLIQAVLNIAQNAVHALSGRIRHGDAELVFKTRVSRQVTLARVRYRLALNLHIIDNGPGIPQEMIEKIFFPLVSGTEGGSGLGLTLSQTLVQQHGGIIECDSRPGHTEFLIRLPIARA; encoded by the coding sequence ATGGAGAGACTGGCTGGACTGGATTTGTTGGCTTCCGCTGTCATGATATTGGATGGGCAGGGGCGGATCATGTATGTCAATCCGGCTGCCGAAGATTTGCTGGAGTATTCTTCCAAGGTGCTGATTCCGCAAAAATTCGGACAGTTATTTCTGAATGCCGGGGTTCTGGAGGAAATCTGCCGGCAGGTCGGTATGCATGAACCGGTCGAGAAAAGACAGGAGCTTGTACTTGACCGTATCGGCCGGCAGTCGCTTCACGTCTACTGTACTGTCAAGGCCATTGATTTTCCCGGTGCTTCTGTGCTGATCGAGTTGCGTGAAAACGTCCAGCAGTTAAGGCAGGATCGCGAAAACCGTCTGGTGGATCAGAATCAGGCAAACAAGGAACTGGTTCGCAATCTGGCTCATGAAATCAAGAATCCGCTCGGTGGAATAAAAGGGGCTGCCCAGTTGCTCGAAATGGAGCTGCCTGACAGGAACATGAAAGACCTGAGGGAGTATACCCAGGTGATTATCCGGGAATCGGAACGGCTTCAGAAACTGGTTGACAGGCTGCTGGTTCCCCACCGGAGACCGCATATTGTCCACGATATCAATATTCATGAAGTTTGCGAGCGGGTGCGGAGTGTCGTTCTTGCCGAATATCCGGAAGGGCTGGTTGTCAAACGGGATTATGATCTTTCACTTCCTGAAATTACCGGGGACAAGGAACAGTTGATACAGGCTGTCCTGAATATCGCGCAAAATGCTGTCCATGCCCTGTCGGGAAGAATCCGTCACGGAGATGCCGAACTGGTTTTCAAAACAAGGGTTTCACGGCAGGTCACGTTGGCGAGAGTCCGTTACAGACTGGCATTGAATTTGCATATTATCGATAACGGCCCGGGTATTCCCCAGGAAATGATCGAAAAGATTTTTTTTCCGCTTGTCTCGGGTACGGAAGGCGGAAGCGGTCTTGGTTTGACATTGTCGCAAACTCTTGTCCAGCAGCATGGCGGAATTATCGAATGTGACAGCCGTCCGGGTCATACCGAGTTTCTGATCAGATTGCCGATCGCCAGAGCGTGA
- the glnA gene encoding type I glutamate--ammonia ligase: MSRTAEDVLKMIKENEAKFVDLRFTDTRGKEQHVSVPASSFDIDKFEEGHAFDGSSVAGWKGIEASDMLLFPDPSTANLDPFMEDATIFMQCDVVEPSDGKGYDRDPRSIAKRAEAHLKSSGIGDMAFFGPEPEFFIFDGVRWENNMSGCFFKIDSEEGSWSTGLKMEGGNTGHRPAVKGGYFPVPPVDSFQDMRSEMCLLLEQMGIPVEVHHHEVAGAGQNEIGTRFSTLVQRADWTQNLKYIVWNVAHTYGKTATFMPKPIVGDNGSGMHVHQSIWKDGKNLFAGDGYAGLSEFALYYIGGIIKHARALNAITNPGTNSYKRLVPGFEAPVKLAYSARNRSASIRIPHVSNPKGRRVETRFPDPLANPYLCFAALLMAGLDGIQNRIHPGEPASKDLYHLPPEEDALIPTVCSSLDQALEALDKDREFLTRGGVFSNVMIDAYIELKMQEVQRFRMAPHPVEFDMYYSL, translated from the coding sequence ATGTCTAGGACTGCGGAAGATGTCTTGAAAATGATCAAGGAAAACGAAGCCAAATTTGTCGATCTTCGTTTCACCGATACCCGGGGAAAGGAACAACACGTCAGTGTTCCCGCTTCAAGTTTCGATATCGACAAGTTTGAGGAGGGGCACGCATTCGACGGTTCTTCCGTTGCCGGATGGAAAGGTATCGAAGCTTCGGACATGTTGTTGTTTCCGGATCCTTCCACCGCCAATCTGGATCCTTTTATGGAAGATGCAACCATTTTCATGCAGTGTGATGTCGTCGAACCGTCGGATGGCAAGGGATACGACCGGGATCCGCGTTCGATTGCCAAGCGGGCTGAGGCACATCTGAAGTCTTCAGGCATTGGCGATATGGCTTTTTTCGGACCGGAACCGGAATTTTTCATCTTTGACGGTGTTCGCTGGGAAAACAATATGTCCGGCTGTTTTTTCAAGATCGATTCCGAAGAAGGTTCCTGGTCGACGGGACTCAAGATGGAAGGTGGCAATACCGGTCATCGTCCTGCCGTAAAGGGCGGTTATTTCCCGGTGCCGCCGGTAGACAGTTTCCAGGACATGCGGTCCGAAATGTGTCTGTTGCTGGAGCAGATGGGCATTCCGGTCGAGGTTCACCATCATGAAGTGGCCGGCGCTGGCCAGAATGAAATCGGTACCCGTTTTTCCACACTGGTACAGCGTGCGGACTGGACGCAGAATCTGAAATATATCGTATGGAATGTGGCTCATACCTACGGCAAAACGGCAACATTCATGCCCAAACCGATTGTTGGGGATAACGGGTCGGGGATGCATGTTCACCAGTCTATCTGGAAAGATGGCAAAAACCTGTTTGCCGGCGACGGTTATGCCGGATTGTCTGAATTTGCCCTGTATTACATCGGTGGTATTATCAAACATGCACGGGCATTGAATGCCATCACCAATCCGGGTACCAATTCATACAAGCGTCTGGTTCCGGGTTTTGAAGCACCGGTCAAATTGGCCTATTCCGCTCGCAACCGTTCTGCTTCCATCCGTATTCCTCATGTTTCGAATCCGAAAGGACGTCGTGTCGAAACGCGTTTCCCGGATCCACTGGCCAATCCGTATCTTTGTTTCGCTGCATTGCTGATGGCCGGGCTCGACGGTATCCAGAACCGGATTCATCCGGGAGAACCGGCTTCCAAGGATCTGTATCACCTGCCTCCGGAAGAAGACGCTCTGATCCCGACAGTCTGTTCTTCGCTGGATCAGGCGCTGGAAGCGCTGGACAAGGATCGTGAATTCCTGACAAGAGGCGGTGTTTTCAGCAATGTCATGATCGATGCCTATATCGAGCTGAAAATGCAGGAAGTCCAGCGTTTCCGCATGGCACCGCATCCTGTTGAATTCGATATGTATTATTCCCTGTAA
- a CDS encoding competence/damage-inducible protein A: protein MAIGLIIIGDEIMSGKRSDQHFPNVVQILRERGLGLDWARYLGDEPERIVSVLRETFASSDIVFCCGGIGSTPDDHTRQCASIALGKPLELHPEAESKIRERIADTATDRNRIDYDSPDNVRRLKMGEYPAGSKIIPNPVNKIPGFSYGTHYFVPGFPQMAKAMIAWALDTYHGTLFHQVEYGEKSVVVYGAVEAKMTPLLEKIEACFPTVRVFSLPHMGNTRLSNYVEMGVKGHPDSLDDSFRMLLDGLDEIGAQYHSD from the coding sequence ATGGCTATCGGGCTTATCATTATCGGTGATGAAATCATGTCTGGCAAAAGAAGCGACCAGCATTTTCCCAACGTTGTCCAGATTCTCAGGGAACGGGGGCTTGGTCTTGACTGGGCGCGTTATCTGGGGGATGAACCGGAAAGGATCGTTTCGGTTCTCAGGGAAACGTTCGCCAGTTCCGATATTGTTTTCTGTTGCGGCGGTATCGGTTCCACACCGGATGACCATACGAGACAGTGTGCGTCCATTGCTCTGGGCAAACCGCTTGAACTTCATCCTGAAGCGGAATCGAAAATCCGCGAACGGATAGCGGATACCGCGACCGACAGGAACCGGATCGATTATGATTCTCCTGACAATGTCAGACGTCTCAAGATGGGGGAGTATCCGGCCGGTTCGAAAATCATTCCCAATCCGGTCAATAAAATTCCCGGTTTTTCCTATGGCACGCATTATTTCGTACCGGGATTTCCCCAGATGGCGAAAGCGATGATCGCCTGGGCGCTCGATACATATCATGGCACGCTTTTCCATCAGGTTGAATATGGAGAAAAATCGGTCGTGGTTTATGGAGCCGTCGAGGCGAAGATGACGCCGTTGCTGGAGAAAATAGAAGCCTGTTTCCCGACTGTCAGGGTATTCAGTCTGCCCCATATGGGCAATACCAGACTGAGCAATTATGTGGAAATGGGGGTCAAGGGGCATCCGGACAGTCTTGACGATTCGTTCAGAATGCTGCTGGATGGGCTGGACGAAATCGGTGCACAATATCACTCGGATTGA
- the ntrC gene encoding nitrogen regulation protein NR(I) encodes MKPVWIVDDDESIRWVLEKALARENIPLRSFSNPDEVLSALDEEQPQVLVSDIRMPGRSGLHLLEDVKNRFPDIPIIIMTAYSDLDSAVSAFSGGAFEYLSKPFDLAKAVDLVKRAMKESETRTEMDKSADRMPEIIGQAPAMQDVFRAIGKLSHSNATVLVTGESGTGKELVARALHRHSPRASRPFVALNMAAIPKDLMESELFGHEKGAFTGAQVMRRGRFEQAEGGTLFLDEIGDMPLDMQTRLLRVLSDGHFYRVGGNQSVKANVRVIAATHQNLEKLVKEGAFREDLFHRLNVIRLKLPSLRERPEDIPVLARHFLKQSALQLGVEPKKLSDEAAGFLARCKLTGNVRQLENICYWFTVMVAGQTIDVKDMPSELFEENDASHETVLPRGKSSLSYDTPHGGEIHESFVVVESGDPENSWEKYLEQVVAVMLERGESDLMDVLGARFERVLIRAALMRTKGRKNEAAVLLGIGRNTIARKIHELGMEESDSDNS; translated from the coding sequence ATGAAACCAGTCTGGATAGTGGATGATGATGAATCGATTCGGTGGGTGCTGGAAAAGGCGCTGGCACGGGAAAATATCCCGTTGAGGAGTTTCTCCAATCCGGATGAGGTGCTTTCGGCACTGGATGAGGAGCAGCCGCAGGTGCTGGTGTCCGATATCCGTATGCCGGGGCGTTCCGGGTTGCATTTGCTCGAAGACGTCAAGAACCGTTTTCCTGATATACCGATCATTATCATGACGGCCTATTCCGATCTGGATTCGGCGGTGTCGGCGTTTTCCGGAGGGGCTTTCGAATATTTGTCCAAACCTTTCGATCTGGCCAAGGCGGTCGATCTGGTCAAACGGGCCATGAAAGAAAGCGAGACGAGGACGGAAATGGACAAGTCCGCAGATCGCATGCCCGAGATAATCGGACAGGCGCCGGCGATGCAGGACGTGTTCCGCGCCATCGGCAAATTGTCTCATTCGAATGCGACGGTGCTGGTTACCGGAGAGTCCGGTACGGGAAAGGAACTGGTTGCCAGAGCGCTTCACCGCCACAGTCCACGGGCATCTCGGCCATTTGTCGCGTTGAACATGGCGGCGATTCCGAAAGATTTGATGGAATCGGAATTGTTCGGGCATGAAAAAGGGGCTTTTACCGGTGCCCAAGTCATGAGGAGAGGACGATTCGAGCAGGCGGAGGGCGGTACGTTGTTTCTGGATGAAATCGGAGATATGCCGCTGGATATGCAGACGCGATTGCTCAGGGTATTGTCGGATGGCCATTTTTACCGCGTTGGCGGGAACCAGTCGGTAAAGGCCAATGTCAGGGTGATTGCGGCGACTCATCAGAATCTGGAAAAGCTGGTGAAGGAAGGCGCTTTCAGGGAAGACCTGTTTCATCGTCTGAATGTCATTCGGCTGAAACTGCCCAGTTTGCGCGAGCGTCCCGAAGACATTCCTGTTCTGGCGCGTCATTTTCTGAAACAGAGTGCATTGCAGCTTGGTGTGGAACCCAAAAAACTGTCGGATGAGGCAGCCGGTTTTCTGGCCCGATGCAAACTGACCGGTAATGTCAGACAACTTGAGAATATCTGTTACTGGTTTACGGTGATGGTTGCCGGGCAGACTATCGATGTCAAGGATATGCCATCCGAATTGTTCGAGGAAAATGATGCCAGCCATGAAACGGTATTGCCGCGCGGGAAAAGTTCTTTGTCATACGATACACCGCATGGTGGTGAAATCCATGAATCTTTTGTTGTGGTGGAAAGTGGAGATCCGGAGAATTCATGGGAAAAATATCTGGAGCAGGTCGTTGCCGTCATGCTGGAACGGGGAGAGAGCGATTTGATGGATGTTCTGGGCGCCCGGTTCGAGCGGGTTCTGATCAGGGCGGCCTTGATGAGGACAAAGGGAAGGAAGAACGAAGCCGCCGTTTTGCTGGGAATCGGAAGAAATACAATTGCCCGGAAAATCCATGAATTGGGTATGGAAGAGAGTGACAGCGATAACAGTTGA